The following are from one region of the Blastocatellia bacterium genome:
- a CDS encoding response regulator, whose translation MPHKILVVEDTFDTRELVKTMLALEGYTVYEAADGKEGLAQALGKHPDMILTDIRMPGMNGIEMVARLRQDHSFAKTPILVLSAFGDEITQAINAGANGALLKPVMVESVIRAVKRLLV comes from the coding sequence GTGCCACACAAAATCCTTGTGGTCGAAGATACGTTTGACACCCGCGAGCTGGTCAAGACGATGCTAGCGCTCGAAGGTTATACGGTTTACGAAGCCGCGGATGGCAAAGAAGGCCTGGCACAGGCACTGGGGAAGCATCCCGACATGATTCTCACAGACATTCGCATGCCAGGGATGAATGGCATCGAGATGGTCGCCCGGCTCAGGCAAGATCACTCGTTTGCGAAGACGCCGATCCTCGTCTTGAGCGCTTTCGGCGACGAGATCACTCAGGCGATCAACGCCGGCGCCAATGGGGCGCTGCTCAAACCGGTCATGGTAGAAAGCGTCATTCGCGCCGTGAAACGCCTGCTCGTCTGA
- a CDS encoding transglutaminase domain-containing protein: MATVKEIPIGAHQVDLWIPVPHDNPFQAISDLQVDSPYPYEIDKARYGNRVLHIRLNNPQQSSFKLTMRFNALRKEHIQERLQSAHAANLEVPRDPNMARWLQPDRLVPIDGKIKQWALEVVNAAGARTDLEKARAIYNHIVATVKYDKSGQGWGRGDIYYACDARRGNCTDFHAIFIGYCRALGIPARFAIGFPLPADRGAGQVSGYHCWAEFYARGIGWVPIDASEAAKNPAKREYFFGAHDENRVEFTIGRDLILDPRQKGEPLNYFIYPYVEVDGKPFTAIDKVFTYRDTSAVTARLSH, from the coding sequence ATGGCAACAGTCAAAGAGATTCCGATAGGCGCTCATCAGGTCGATCTCTGGATACCTGTGCCACATGATAATCCGTTCCAGGCCATCAGCGATTTGCAGGTTGATTCGCCCTATCCCTACGAGATAGACAAGGCGCGATACGGCAACCGGGTTCTACACATTCGGCTGAACAACCCGCAGCAATCGAGCTTTAAGCTGACCATGCGCTTCAACGCATTGCGCAAGGAGCATATTCAGGAGCGTCTGCAATCGGCTCACGCCGCAAACCTCGAAGTGCCGCGCGATCCGAACATGGCGCGCTGGCTGCAACCCGACCGCTTGGTGCCGATTGATGGAAAGATCAAACAGTGGGCGCTTGAAGTCGTCAACGCGGCGGGCGCCAGGACCGATCTGGAGAAAGCCAGGGCCATTTACAATCACATTGTCGCCACCGTGAAGTACGATAAGAGCGGCCAGGGCTGGGGGCGCGGTGACATTTATTATGCCTGCGACGCAAGGCGCGGCAACTGCACGGACTTTCACGCTATTTTCATCGGCTATTGCCGGGCGCTCGGCATTCCGGCGCGCTTTGCCATCGGCTTTCCGCTGCCGGCAGACCGCGGCGCCGGCCAGGTCAGTGGGTATCATTGCTGGGCAGAGTTTTACGCCAGGGGCATCGGCTGGGTGCCGATTGACGCATCGGAAGCGGCAAAGAATCCCGCCAAGCGTGAATATTTCTTCGGCGCGCACGACGAGAACCGCGTCGAGTTCACTATCGGTCGCGACCTGATTCTCGATCCGCGCCAGAAAGGTGAGCCGCTCAATTACTTCATCTATCCCTATGTCGAGGTGGACGGCAAGCCATTCACGGCGATTGACAAGGTGTTTACTTATCGTGACACCTCAGCCGTCACAGCCCGCCTGAGCCATTAG
- a CDS encoding zinc ribbon domain-containing protein, with translation MVSANWEDVMYCPRCGQQLAREIRFCSRCGLPMNVVAEIVANDGAPADRTAPDAMERQACTRPGMRHAARLIFLSLILLPLCLGISFQADSPVPLFVPLTVFLVGLFWLFYAYIFGESPFIANPAGRLGQPRFATPRGESLAPPKSTVEGFIARAVDTGEILEPPSVTDHTTRLLD, from the coding sequence ATGGTTTCGGCGAATTGGGAGGATGTGATGTATTGCCCAAGATGCGGACAGCAGTTAGCGCGCGAGATCCGTTTCTGCTCGCGCTGCGGTTTGCCGATGAATGTCGTTGCCGAAATCGTCGCCAACGATGGCGCGCCGGCGGATCGGACTGCGCCGGACGCTATGGAAAGGCAAGCGTGTACGCGACCGGGAATGCGCCACGCCGCCAGACTCATCTTTTTGAGCCTGATCCTGCTGCCGCTCTGCCTGGGGATATCATTTCAGGCCGATTCACCGGTGCCACTGTTCGTGCCACTAACCGTCTTTTTGGTCGGCCTCTTCTGGCTGTTCTATGCCTATATTTTTGGCGAGTCCCCGTTCATAGCGAACCCGGCAGGCCGGCTCGGCCAACCCCGCTTTGCAACGCCGCGAGGGGAATCGCTTGCGCCGCCGAAGAGTACTGTTGAGGGGTTTATCGCCCGCGCCGTTGATACGGGGGAGATTCTTGAACCGCCCAGCGTGACCGATCACACCACGCGTCTCCTGGATTGA